Proteins from a genomic interval of Streptococcus sp. D7B5:
- the pepT gene encoding peptidase T, with amino-acid sequence MTYPNLLDRFLTYVKVNTRSDEHSTTTPSTQSQIDFATNVLIPEMKRVGLQNVYYLPNGFAIGTLPANDPSLTRKIGFISHMDTADFNAEGVNPQVIKNYDGGAIDLGDSGFKLDPADFKSLEKYPGQTLITTDGTTLLGADDKSGIAEIMTAIEYLTAHPEIKHCEIRVGFGPDEEIGVGANKFDADDFDVDFAYTVDGGPLGELQYETFSAVAAELHFQGRNVHPGTAKGQMVNALQLAIDFHNQLPENDRPELTDGYQGFYHLMDVTGSVEEARASYIIRDFEKDSFEARKAAMQSIADKMNQELGNDRVSLTLTDQYYNMKEVIEKDMTPITIAKTVMEDLGITPIIEPIRGGTDGSKISFMGIPTPNIFAGGENMHGRFEYVSLQTMERAVDTIIGIVSYKD; translated from the coding sequence ATGACTTATCCGAACCTTTTAGATCGTTTTTTGACCTACGTTAAGGTCAATACGCGTTCTGATGAACACTCGACTACTACTCCAAGTACGCAAAGCCAGATAGATTTTGCGACCAATGTTCTTATTCCTGAAATGAAACGTGTCGGTCTGCAAAATGTTTACTACCTCCCAAATGGTTTTGCCATTGGTACCTTACCAGCTAATGATCCCAGCTTGACACGCAAGATTGGCTTCATCTCCCACATGGACACAGCTGACTTTAATGCTGAGGGAGTTAATCCGCAAGTCATCAAAAATTACGATGGTGGAGCTATCGACTTAGGAGATTCTGGATTTAAACTAGATCCAGCTGACTTTAAGAGTCTTGAGAAATATCCAGGCCAAACGCTTATCACAACTGATGGCACGACCTTGCTGGGTGCTGATGACAAATCAGGAATTGCTGAGATTATGACTGCAATTGAATATCTGACTGCTCATCCCGAAATCAAACACTGTGAGATTCGAGTTGGTTTTGGACCAGATGAAGAAATTGGCGTTGGTGCTAATAAATTTGATGCAGATGACTTTGACGTTGACTTTGCCTATACTGTTGATGGTGGTCCGCTAGGAGAACTTCAGTACGAGACTTTCTCAGCCGTTGCTGCTGAGCTTCATTTCCAAGGGCGCAATGTTCACCCTGGTACTGCTAAAGGACAGATGGTCAATGCCCTTCAGCTAGCGATTGATTTTCATAATCAACTTCCAGAGAATGACCGACCTGAATTGACAGACGGTTACCAAGGTTTCTATCATCTTATGGATGTGACAGGTAGTGTCGAGGAGGCGCGTGCAAGCTACATCATTCGTGACTTTGAAAAGGATTCCTTTGAAGCTCGTAAAGCGGCTATGCAGTCTATTGCGGATAAGATGAATCAAGAGCTTGGGAATGATCGCGTTAGCTTGACTCTGACAGACCAGTACTACAATATGAAGGAAGTCATTGAGAAAGACATGACACCTATTACTATTGCTAAGACTGTTATGGAAGATCTAGGGATTACGCCTATTATCGAACCAATTCGTGGTGGGACTGATGGCTCTAAGATTTCCTTTATGGGTATTCCAACTCCAAATATCTTTGCTGGAGGTGAAAACATGCACGGACGTTTTGAATACGTCAGCCTTCAGACCATGGAGCGTGCGGTGGATACCATCATTGGCATTGTATCTTATAAAGACTAA